The DNA sequence CTCGACTGGCACGGCTCCATGGAGGCGTACGCCGCCGACAAGGGCCGGATCTACGAGGGCAACCAGGTCGCCTGCGTCTACAACGTCGCCGACGGAGCCACCGAGGACCTGGTCCGCGCGGCCGACGTCGAGGAGGGCTGCCGCGCCGTCGGCTTCACCCTGGGCACCCCGGGACCCTCCCAACTCGGCGTCGTGGAGGGCATCCTGGTCGACCGGGCGTTCGTCGAGAACCGGCAGCGCAACGCGCAGGAACTCGCCGAGGTCTCCGACGTCCGCCCGCCCGCCCCGCACAACATCGCCAACGCCCTTGCCGCGGCGGCCCTCGCCCGGGCCTACGGGGTGCCGGCGGGCGCCGTACGGGACGGCCTGCGGGCCTTCACCCCGGACGCCCACCGCATCGCGCACGTGGCCGACGTGGACGGCGTGGCGTACATCGACGACTCCAAGGCCACCAACACCCACGCCACCGAAGCGTCGTTGGCGGCGTACGAGTCGATCGTGTGGATCGCCGGCGGCCTCGCCAAGGGCGCCACCTTCGACGAGCTGGTCGCGGGCGCGGCGAAGCGGCTGCGCGGTGCCGTGCTGATCGGCCGGGACCGCGCGCTGATCCGCGAAGCCCTCGCGCGACACGCCCCGGAAGTACCCGTGGTCGACCTCGACCGGACCGACACTGGGGCGATGCTCGAGGCCGTCCGGGAGGCCCGGCGGCTCGCACGGCCGGGCGACACGGTGCTGCTGGCCCCGGCCTGCGCCTCGATGGACATGTTCACCAACTACAACCAGCGCGGTGACGCGTTCGCACAGGCGGTGCGCGAGCTCGGCGCCTGACCCGGCCGCCTGACGCCGGGCGACCTTGGGAGGGACGCGTGAGAGGCCCCAGGCCCTGTCCGGCGCACAGCGGAGGCCGTGATGCCCAGTAGCCGTACCGGCCGCCCGCCCGTGCAGCGGGCCGCCCGCCGGCCCGTCGTACCCCGGTCCCCGCGCGAGAACCCCCTGCGCACCCTGCACACCAGGGCGCGCAGGTCCTGGGACCGGCCGCTGACCGCGTACTACGTGATCCTCGGCGGCAGTGCGCTGATCACCGTGCTGGGCCTGGTGATGGTCTACTCGGCCTCCCAGATCACGGCGCTCCAGATGTCGCTGCCGGGCTCGTACTTCTTCCGCAAGCAGCTCCTGGCCGCCGTGATCGGCACCGTCCTGCTGCTCGTGGCCTCCCGGATGCCGGTGAAGCTGCACCGGGCGCTGGCCTATCCGATCCTCGCGGGCGCCGTCTTCCTGATGGCGCTGGTCCAGGTGCCGGGGATAGGAGTCGCGGTCAACGGCAACCAGAACTGGATCGCCCTCGGCGGCTCCTTCCAGATCCAGCCCAGCGAGTTCGGCAAGCTCGCGCTCGTGCTGTGGGGCGCCGACCTGCTCGCCCGCAAGCAGGACAAGCGGCTGCTGGCCCAGTGGAAGCACATGCTGGTGCCGCTGGTGCCGGCCACCTTCATGCTGCTCGGGCTGATCATGCTCGGCGGCGACATGGGTACGGCCATCATCCTCACCGCGATCCTGTTCGGCCTGCTGTGGCTGGCGGGAGCGCCCACACGGCTGTTCGTCGGCGTGCTCTCCGTCGCCGCGCTGATCGGGGCGGTCCTCATCCGCACCAGCCCCAACCGCATGGCCCGGCTCGCCTGCCTCGGCGCCACCGAACCCCAGTCGGGACCGGTCGACTGCTGGCAGGCCGTGCACGGGATCTACGCCCTCGCCTCCGGCGGTATCTTCGGGTCGGGCCTGGGGGCGAGCGTGGAGAAATGGGGCCAACTACCGGAAGCCCACACGGACTTCATCTTCGCCGTCACCGGTGAGGAACTGGGTCTCGTGGGGACGCTGTCGGTACTCGCCCTCTTCGCGGCTCTAGGCTATGCGGGTATCCGCGTGGCCGGACGCACGGAGGACCCCTTCGTCAGGTATGCCGCGGGAGGCGTGACCACCTGGATCACGGCCCAGGCCGTGATCAACGTCGGTGCGGTGCTCGGTCTGCTGCCGATCGCCGGAGTCCCGCTCCCGCTGTTCTCCTACGGGGGATCCGCCCTGCTGCCGACCATGTTCGCCATCGGGCTGCTCATCGCCTTCACGCGTGAGGACCCCGCTGCGCGGATGGCGCTGGCGATGCGGCAACCCCGCTTTGGTAGAAAGCGGGGCGGGGGTTCACAGCGGCCCCGGAGATGGAACACGATGCGACGGCGCGCCCCGGTGGCGCGTTCGTCCGGAGAGCGGTGAATTTCGGTGCATGTCGTACTCGCCGGCGGAGGAACCGCGGGCCACATCGAGCCCGCGCTCGCCCTCGCGGACGCCCTGCGCAGGCAGGATCCGACCGTGGGCATCACGGCCCTGGGCACGGAGCGTGGCCTGGAGACCCGTCTCGTACCCGAGCGCGGGTACGAGCTGGCGCTGATCCCCGCCGTGCCGCTGCCACGCAAGCCCACCCCCGAGCTGATCACCGTCCCGGGCCGGCTGCGCGGCACCATCAAGGCGGCCGAGCAGATCCTGGAGCGCACCAAGGCGGACGCCGTGGTCGGCTTCGGAGGCTACGTCGCCCTGCCTGGCTACCTCGCGGCCAAGCGGCTCGGTGTGCCGATCGTGATCCACGAGGCCAACGCCCGGCCCGGACTGGCCAACAAGATCGGCTCCCGCTACGCCGCCCAGGTCGCCGTCTCCACGCCCGACAGCAAGCTGCGGGGCGCCCGTTACATCGGCATCCCGCTGCGCCGCTCGATCTCCACCCTCGACCGGGCCGCCGTGCGCCCCGAGGCCCGCGCCGCGTTCGGCCTCGACCCCAACCTGCCGACGCTGCTGGTCTCCGGCGGCTCGCAGGGCGCCCGGCGCCTGAACGAGGTGGTTCAGGCGGTCGCCCCCTGGCTCCAGCAGGCCGGGATCCAGATCCTGCACGCGGTCGGCCCGAAGAACGAACTGCCGCAGGTCCACCAGATGCCCGGGATGCCCCCGTACATCCCGGTAAGTTATCTGGACCGGATGGACCTCGCTTACGCCGCGGCCGACATGATGCTGTGCCGCGCGGGCGCGATGACCGTCGCCGAACTCTCCGCCGTCGGGCTCCCGGCCGCCTAC is a window from the Streptomyces capillispiralis genome containing:
- the ftsW gene encoding putative lipid II flippase FtsW, whose product is MPSSRTGRPPVQRAARRPVVPRSPRENPLRTLHTRARRSWDRPLTAYYVILGGSALITVLGLVMVYSASQITALQMSLPGSYFFRKQLLAAVIGTVLLLVASRMPVKLHRALAYPILAGAVFLMALVQVPGIGVAVNGNQNWIALGGSFQIQPSEFGKLALVLWGADLLARKQDKRLLAQWKHMLVPLVPATFMLLGLIMLGGDMGTAIILTAILFGLLWLAGAPTRLFVGVLSVAALIGAVLIRTSPNRMARLACLGATEPQSGPVDCWQAVHGIYALASGGIFGSGLGASVEKWGQLPEAHTDFIFAVTGEELGLVGTLSVLALFAALGYAGIRVAGRTEDPFVRYAAGGVTTWITAQAVINVGAVLGLLPIAGVPLPLFSYGGSALLPTMFAIGLLIAFTREDPAARMALAMRQPRFGRKRGGGSQRPRRWNTMRRRAPVARSSGER
- the murD gene encoding UDP-N-acetylmuramoyl-L-alanine--D-glutamate ligase — its product is MGSGQVTDWQGKHVTVAGLGVSGVPAAKVLHGLGAKVTVVNDGDDARAREQAAELEALGVTVRLGDGATLPEGTELIVTAPGWKPDKPLFAAADEAGVPVWGDVELAWRLRKPGAAPWLAVTGTNGKTTTVQMLASILKAAGLRTAAVGNIGVSLLDAVLGGEEYDVLAVELSSYQLHWAPSLRAHSAAVLNLAPDHLDWHGSMEAYAADKGRIYEGNQVACVYNVADGATEDLVRAADVEEGCRAVGFTLGTPGPSQLGVVEGILVDRAFVENRQRNAQELAEVSDVRPPAPHNIANALAAAALARAYGVPAGAVRDGLRAFTPDAHRIAHVADVDGVAYIDDSKATNTHATEASLAAYESIVWIAGGLAKGATFDELVAGAAKRLRGAVLIGRDRALIREALARHAPEVPVVDLDRTDTGAMLEAVREARRLARPGDTVLLAPACASMDMFTNYNQRGDAFAQAVRELGA
- the murG gene encoding undecaprenyldiphospho-muramoylpentapeptide beta-N-acetylglucosaminyltransferase; translation: MHVVLAGGGTAGHIEPALALADALRRQDPTVGITALGTERGLETRLVPERGYELALIPAVPLPRKPTPELITVPGRLRGTIKAAEQILERTKADAVVGFGGYVALPGYLAAKRLGVPIVIHEANARPGLANKIGSRYAAQVAVSTPDSKLRGARYIGIPLRRSISTLDRAAVRPEARAAFGLDPNLPTLLVSGGSQGARRLNEVVQAVAPWLQQAGIQILHAVGPKNELPQVHQMPGMPPYIPVSYLDRMDLAYAAADMMLCRAGAMTVAELSAVGLPAAYVPLPIGNGEQRLNAQPVVKAGGGLLVDDAELTPEWVQQNVLPVLADPHRLYEMSRAAAEFGRRDADDLLVGMVYEAIAARAHR